Proteins encoded within one genomic window of Alcanivorax sp. REN37:
- a CDS encoding TRAP transporter TatT component family protein, with protein sequence MVQWKMAWALAAVLLFSACGVTRVGESLPYGVLNNDDVELVADGLPTYLLMVDGLIVNWPDSADLLRSGAALYSAYAGQFVDDPERAMRLTSKALGYAERGACAGEKQLCALRGLDVPELEQRLQKVKKGDLAGLYNLGVTWAGYIQAHRSDWNAVADLARVRLLLERVIALEPGYEQGQAHLYLAVLDSLLPAALGGQPESARQHFEAAIALSDGRNLMAKTLYAERYARMEFDRALHDRLLAEVLAAPAAAHGLTLQNTLAQRQARVLLDEADAYF encoded by the coding sequence ATGGTGCAATGGAAAATGGCCTGGGCGTTGGCAGCGGTGTTGCTGTTCAGCGCCTGCGGTGTGACCCGGGTGGGCGAGAGCCTGCCTTACGGCGTGCTCAACAACGATGACGTCGAGTTGGTGGCCGACGGCCTCCCCACCTATCTGCTGATGGTGGACGGCCTGATCGTCAACTGGCCCGACAGTGCCGACTTGCTGCGCAGCGGCGCCGCTCTCTACAGTGCCTATGCCGGCCAATTCGTCGACGATCCCGAACGTGCCATGCGCCTCACCAGCAAAGCGCTCGGTTATGCCGAACGCGGCGCTTGTGCCGGTGAGAAACAGCTGTGCGCGCTGCGCGGGCTGGACGTACCGGAGCTGGAACAGCGGCTACAGAAAGTCAAAAAAGGTGATCTGGCCGGACTGTATAACCTGGGCGTCACTTGGGCGGGGTATATCCAAGCCCACCGCAGTGATTGGAATGCGGTGGCCGATTTGGCACGTGTGCGACTGCTGCTGGAGCGGGTGATCGCGCTGGAGCCCGGCTACGAGCAGGGCCAGGCGCACCTTTACCTCGCGGTGCTGGACAGCTTGCTGCCGGCGGCGTTGGGTGGTCAGCCGGAATCGGCTCGGCAGCATTTTGAAGCCGCCATTGCTCTGTCTGACGGCCGCAACTTGATGGCCAAGACGCTCTACGCTGAGCGCTATGCGCGCATGGAATTTGATCGCGCGCTGCATGACCGGTTGCTGGCTGAGGTGCTGGCGGCGCCGGCCGCTGCCCACGGTCTGACGCTCCAGAATACCCTGGCCCAGCGCCAGGCCCGCGTTTTGCTAGATGAAGCAGACGCTTATTTCTAA
- a CDS encoding GNAT family N-acetyltransferase, with product MIAQTATKLKGFTPQLKQVLSRPFLSPVSPFRLQGPAAEDGDRFTVYFTQSRRDILRAQRLRFRIFSDEYGAQIKAPFGLDRDRFDKHCLHLLVRDNDTGELVGYTRILTQERIAKTGGFYSAGEFDLGNLARLPGRVAEVGRTCIHKDYRSGAAISLLWAKIVQFALEEGIDYLIGCASLALGDDYDCQAICDTVRDKHLSEDSLRVMPRVPVPAGMLRAGGSTRMPPLLKAYLRLGADICGEPCWDAEFNCLDFLVLMPLERLPARYLQHFTQPRSGRGERLSRAI from the coding sequence ATGATCGCGCAGACGGCCACCAAGCTCAAAGGCTTCACGCCCCAGCTCAAACAGGTGCTGAGCCGCCCGTTCCTGAGTCCGGTCAGCCCGTTCCGCCTGCAAGGCCCGGCGGCCGAAGACGGCGACCGTTTCACCGTTTACTTCACCCAGTCGCGCCGCGATATCCTGCGCGCCCAACGACTGCGATTCCGCATTTTCAGCGACGAATACGGCGCCCAGATCAAAGCACCCTTTGGTCTCGACCGTGACCGCTTCGATAAGCATTGCCTGCACTTGCTGGTACGCGACAACGACACCGGCGAGCTGGTGGGCTATACCCGCATCCTCACCCAAGAACGCATCGCTAAGACCGGCGGCTTTTACTCGGCCGGCGAATTTGATCTCGGCAACCTGGCGCGCCTGCCGGGCCGGGTGGCGGAAGTGGGGCGCACCTGCATTCATAAGGACTACCGCAGCGGCGCAGCGATCTCGCTGCTGTGGGCGAAGATCGTGCAGTTTGCCCTGGAAGAAGGCATCGACTACCTGATCGGCTGCGCCAGTCTGGCGCTCGGCGATGACTACGACTGCCAAGCCATCTGCGACACCGTGCGCGACAAACATTTGTCTGAGGACAGCCTGCGGGTGATGCCGCGGGTGCCGGTACCGGCCGGCATGCTGCGTGCCGGCGGCTCCACGCGCATGCCACCGCTGCTGAAAGCCTACTTGCGGCTGGGCGCGGACATCTGCGGCGAGCCGTGCTGGGATGCCGAGTTCAACTGCCTCGACTTCCTCGTGCTGATGCCGCTGGAGCGGCTACCGGCGCGGTACCTGCAACACTTCACCCAACCGCGTAGCGGTCGCGGTGAGCGGCTGTCGAGGGCAATATGA
- a CDS encoding rhomboid family intramembrane serine protease, whose product MIELASFPDAAVAEVFSRALGRAGYGTQVRAREQQFVLLLEDAAHYDAARQLLSELVRNPSDARLQDQAWQSGEVMPRQPRSANMPPLLGSAWWASMGPLTRAVLVACAVIYGLEVAGFSVYRTLLFAPSLEGLQAQPWRLFSPMLMHFSLLHLLFNLLWWSDLGRTIERFQSSVQLLWVTLVTAAVSNLAQFLASGPMFGGLSGVVYGLLGYLWIYGRVNPGAGYGLRREIVLFMLAWLVICYVGFADVVANEAHLAGLLSGCVLGAITGLQRRRRAA is encoded by the coding sequence ATGATTGAATTGGCCAGCTTCCCTGATGCCGCCGTGGCAGAGGTGTTCTCCCGCGCCCTGGGCCGGGCCGGCTATGGCACCCAGGTGCGGGCCCGCGAACAGCAGTTTGTGCTGCTGCTGGAAGATGCCGCCCATTACGACGCCGCGCGACAGCTGCTGTCGGAGTTGGTGCGTAATCCGTCCGATGCGCGGTTACAGGATCAAGCCTGGCAAAGCGGTGAAGTGATGCCGCGCCAGCCGCGCAGCGCCAACATGCCGCCGCTGCTCGGCAGTGCCTGGTGGGCGTCGATGGGGCCGCTGACGCGTGCCGTGCTGGTGGCCTGTGCGGTGATCTACGGCCTCGAAGTGGCGGGCTTCAGTGTTTACCGAACGCTGCTATTTGCACCGTCACTGGAGGGCTTGCAGGCGCAGCCGTGGCGTCTGTTCTCACCGATGTTGATGCATTTCTCGCTGCTGCACCTGTTGTTCAACTTGCTGTGGTGGAGCGATCTGGGGCGCACCATCGAGCGCTTCCAGTCCAGTGTGCAACTGTTGTGGGTAACGCTGGTGACAGCGGCGGTATCGAACCTAGCGCAGTTCCTCGCCAGCGGCCCGATGTTCGGTGGTTTGTCGGGGGTGGTGTACGGCCTGCTCGGCTATCTGTGGATCTATGGCCGCGTCAATCCCGGTGCCGGTTACGGCCTGCGTCGCGAGATCGTGCTGTTCATGCTGGCATGGTTGGTGATCTGTTATGTCGGTTTTGCCGACGTGGTGGCCAACGAAGCACACCTGGCCGGACTGCTCAGTGGCTGCGTGCTGGGGGCCATCACCGGACTGCAGCGCCGCCGGCGCGCCGCGTGA
- the ppc gene encoding phosphoenolpyruvate carboxylase, protein MTENLHAPLRDNVRLLGDMLGRTLKDQEGEAVFERVERIRQAAVKARAAGNVDIGRLKPLLAALDDRQLGVVARAFSQFLNLANLAEQQHRVRLRRQHQDYEADAGGARPLGELVQRLLDSGLDVATVRDTLQQLSIELVLTAHPTEVSRRTLIRKYDRMAKQLAALDRTDLSDEERRQRRQALENRILSAWCTDEIRRQRPTPVDEAKWGFVTLEQSLWQAVPAFLREVDAVAERLLGGALDITAMPIRFASWMGGDRDGNPNVTAAVTREVLRLARWMAADLYQRDIEELLADFAMHKASDELLAVTGPSHEPYRVVLREVRDRLRLTRRHIEALLEGREPPPGDIIQCADDLRQPLLLVERSLRECGMSRLADGALRDTLRRLACFGISLLRLDVRQESGRHAAALDAITRYLELGSYAEWNEAERQRFLVSELSGHRPLVDQRFRASPLCTPEVAEVLDTCAVIASEAPQTLGAYVISMATAPSDVLAVMLLQREAGVAQFMRVVPLFETLDDLEQGPSTMRALLEIPWYRRQVAAGQEVMIGYSDSAKDAGFLAAAWAQYRAQEQLAALFAEHGVPLTLFHGRGGSASRGGSPTRMALLSQPPGSINGRIRVTEQGEVIRFKYGLPQVAIQNLEQYVVATLEATLLPPPAPQPAWREEMRRLTGTALTAYREVVRDTPELVTYLRTVTPEQELTRLALGSRPARRASGGGISTLRAIPWVFAWTQMRLMLPAWLGTGVALSESLADAERSPVLQDMREQWPFFQALLDMLEMVLAKADPVVAQYYEQRLTRDPALIELGTALRGRLAQTIAALQQVTGRDDLLANNAVMQWSIQVRNPYTDPLHLLQAELMGRLREQPEAPGELESALMVTITGIAAGMRNTG, encoded by the coding sequence GTGACCGAAAATCTCCATGCCCCGCTGCGGGACAATGTGCGTCTGCTGGGTGACATGCTCGGCCGAACGCTGAAGGACCAAGAAGGCGAAGCGGTATTTGAGCGGGTCGAGCGTATCCGTCAGGCGGCGGTGAAAGCGCGCGCTGCGGGTAACGTCGACATTGGCCGTCTGAAGCCGCTGTTGGCGGCGCTGGATGATCGCCAGCTGGGTGTGGTGGCGCGTGCCTTCAGTCAGTTCCTTAACCTCGCCAACTTGGCCGAGCAGCAGCACCGGGTGCGGCTGCGGCGCCAGCACCAGGACTATGAAGCGGACGCCGGTGGCGCGCGGCCGCTGGGCGAGCTGGTGCAGCGCTTGCTGGATAGCGGCCTCGATGTGGCCACGGTGCGTGACACCCTGCAGCAGCTGTCGATCGAGCTGGTGCTCACTGCCCATCCCACTGAAGTGTCGCGGCGAACACTGATTCGCAAATACGACCGCATGGCCAAGCAGCTGGCGGCGCTGGATCGCACCGACCTCAGTGATGAAGAGCGGCGTCAGCGGCGCCAAGCGCTGGAGAACCGCATCCTGTCGGCCTGGTGCACCGATGAGATTCGCCGCCAGCGGCCGACGCCGGTGGACGAAGCCAAATGGGGCTTCGTGACGCTGGAGCAGTCGCTGTGGCAAGCGGTGCCGGCGTTCTTGCGGGAAGTGGATGCGGTGGCCGAGCGCCTGCTGGGCGGTGCGCTGGATATTACCGCGATGCCGATCCGCTTTGCCTCGTGGATGGGCGGTGACCGTGACGGCAACCCCAACGTCACCGCCGCGGTGACCCGCGAAGTGTTGCGCCTGGCGCGTTGGATGGCGGCGGATCTGTACCAGCGCGACATCGAAGAATTGCTGGCGGACTTCGCCATGCACAAAGCCAGTGATGAGCTGCTGGCAGTCACCGGCCCCAGCCACGAGCCGTACCGAGTGGTGCTGCGCGAGGTGCGCGATCGCTTGCGGCTCACCCGCCGCCATATTGAGGCACTGCTGGAAGGGCGCGAGCCGCCGCCCGGTGACATCATCCAGTGCGCCGACGATCTACGGCAGCCGCTGTTACTGGTGGAACGCTCGTTGCGTGAATGCGGCATGAGCCGGCTGGCGGACGGCGCCCTGCGCGATACGTTGCGGCGGCTGGCGTGCTTCGGCATTTCGCTGCTGCGCTTGGATGTGCGTCAAGAATCCGGTCGCCATGCGGCGGCGCTGGACGCCATCACCCGTTACCTCGAATTGGGCAGCTACGCCGAATGGAACGAAGCGGAGCGCCAGCGTTTCCTGGTCAGCGAATTGTCCGGCCACCGGCCGCTGGTGGATCAGCGCTTCCGCGCCAGTCCGCTGTGTACCCCGGAAGTGGCGGAAGTGCTGGATACCTGCGCGGTCATCGCCAGCGAAGCGCCGCAAACCTTGGGCGCCTATGTGATCTCCATGGCCACCGCGCCGTCGGATGTGTTGGCGGTGATGCTGCTGCAACGGGAAGCCGGGGTGGCGCAATTCATGCGCGTGGTACCGCTGTTCGAAACCCTCGATGACTTGGAGCAGGGCCCGTCCACCATGCGCGCGCTGCTTGAAATTCCCTGGTACCGGCGCCAGGTGGCCGCCGGCCAGGAAGTGATGATCGGCTATTCCGACTCCGCCAAAGACGCCGGCTTCTTGGCCGCGGCTTGGGCCCAGTACCGGGCGCAAGAGCAACTGGCGGCGCTGTTTGCGGAACATGGGGTACCGCTGACGCTGTTCCACGGCCGCGGCGGTTCCGCCAGTCGTGGCGGTTCGCCCACACGGATGGCGCTGTTGTCGCAGCCGCCGGGTTCGATCAATGGCCGCATCCGTGTCACCGAGCAGGGCGAGGTGATTCGCTTCAAGTACGGGCTACCACAGGTGGCGATCCAGAACCTGGAGCAGTACGTAGTGGCAACCTTGGAAGCCACGCTGCTGCCGCCACCGGCGCCGCAGCCAGCGTGGCGTGAGGAAATGCGCCGCCTGACCGGCACCGCGCTGACCGCCTACCGCGAGGTGGTGCGTGATACCCCAGAGCTGGTCACTTATTTGCGCACCGTGACTCCAGAGCAGGAGCTCACCCGTCTGGCGTTGGGCAGCCGTCCGGCGCGGCGTGCCAGCGGCGGTGGTATCAGTACTTTGCGCGCGATTCCTTGGGTGTTTGCCTGGACACAGATGCGGTTGATGCTGCCGGCATGGCTCGGCACCGGCGTGGCGCTCAGCGAAAGCCTGGCCGACGCCGAGCGCAGCCCGGTATTGCAGGACATGCGCGAGCAGTGGCCATTCTTCCAAGCGCTGTTGGACATGCTGGAGATGGTGCTGGCGAAGGCCGATCCAGTAGTGGCGCAGTATTACGAGCAGCGGCTTACCCGTGATCCGGCGCTGATCGAGCTGGGCACCGCCCTGCGTGGCCGGCTGGCGCAGACCATCGCCGCGTTGCAACAGGTCACCGGGCGCGACGATCTGCTCGCCAATAACGCGGTGATGCAATGGTCGATCCAGGTGCGCAACCCCTACACCGATCCGCTGCACCTGCTGCAAGCGGAACTGATGGGGCGGCTGCGCGAGCAACCGGAAGCGCCAGGCGAGTTGGAAAGCGCGCTGATGGTGACCATCACCGGCATCGCGGCAGGGATGCGTAACACCGGTTGA
- the efpL gene encoding elongation factor P-like protein EfpL yields MTKASDLKRSDVLRANGALYVIRQIDVQTPSARGAATLYRVRATAVGGGHKLEERYKGDDDVDTVALSRRTVQLSYVDGDEYVFMDAADYTQYPLKRDDIEDELDFITEDSQGLQVLCVEEQVVGLELPASVELLITDTVPAMKAASASARTKPATLSTGLVIQVPEYIETGERVKVNTAERRFISRA; encoded by the coding sequence ATGACCAAAGCCAGTGATCTGAAACGCTCCGACGTCCTGCGCGCCAACGGCGCCCTCTATGTGATCCGCCAGATCGACGTGCAGACGCCGTCTGCACGCGGTGCTGCCACGCTCTACCGGGTGCGCGCCACTGCCGTCGGCGGCGGCCACAAACTCGAAGAACGCTATAAGGGCGATGACGACGTCGACACCGTGGCGCTCAGCCGCCGCACCGTGCAGCTGTCCTATGTGGACGGCGACGAATATGTGTTCATGGATGCCGCCGATTACACCCAGTACCCACTCAAACGCGATGACATCGAAGACGAACTGGACTTCATCACCGAAGACAGCCAAGGCCTGCAGGTACTGTGTGTCGAGGAGCAGGTGGTGGGGCTGGAGTTGCCGGCGTCGGTGGAGTTGCTGATCACCGACACCGTGCCGGCGATGAAAGCCGCGTCGGCCAGTGCCCGCACCAAGCCGGCCACGCTGTCCACCGGTCTGGTGATTCAGGTGCCGGAGTACATCGAGACCGGCGAGCGGGTAAAAGTGAATACTGCCGAGCGGCGTTTCATCTCCCGCGCCTGA
- a CDS encoding lysophospholipid acyltransferase family protein encodes MTPAATPVAAPVRGAWPQLRRLWRVLRVLTHIFWGLWVALCCGAFWHPHRPAVRRRVQRWLTQLVTLLSVRVEVSGTPPQGAALVVCNHVSWVDIPVLASLMPAYFLSKAEVRDWPLIGWLAQAGGTLFIKRGSGESGRKAVDIAVALQKGRSVLLFPEGTTTDGRQLRRFHRPLFEAAVLAPAPVQPVALRYLNEDGELDTAAAFIGTDSFHHHLWRLLLRDQLRVQVQFLAPLAPGERLAEHAHAAVLAGLTKGGRAG; translated from the coding sequence ATGACTCCGGCTGCCACACCGGTCGCGGCACCGGTGCGCGGTGCTTGGCCGCAACTGCGGCGCCTGTGGCGGGTGCTGCGGGTGTTGACGCATATCTTCTGGGGGCTGTGGGTGGCGCTCTGCTGCGGCGCCTTCTGGCACCCGCACCGGCCGGCGGTTCGTCGCCGGGTGCAGCGCTGGCTGACGCAACTGGTGACGCTGTTATCGGTGCGCGTGGAGGTCTCTGGTACGCCGCCGCAAGGCGCAGCGCTGGTGGTGTGCAACCACGTGTCCTGGGTGGACATCCCGGTGCTGGCGAGCCTGATGCCCGCCTATTTCCTGTCCAAGGCAGAAGTGCGCGACTGGCCGCTGATCGGCTGGCTGGCGCAAGCCGGTGGCACCTTGTTCATCAAACGCGGCAGCGGTGAGTCCGGGCGCAAAGCAGTGGATATTGCCGTCGCGCTGCAAAAAGGCCGCAGCGTGTTGCTGTTCCCGGAGGGCACCACCACTGATGGCCGTCAGCTGCGTCGGTTCCACCGGCCGCTGTTTGAAGCGGCAGTGTTGGCGCCGGCACCGGTGCAACCGGTGGCGCTGCGCTATCTCAACGAAGACGGCGAACTCGACACCGCCGCGGCGTTCATCGGCACCGACAGCTTTCACCACCATCTATGGCGGCTGTTGCTGCGTGACCAGCTGCGGGTGCAGGTGCAGTTCTTGGCGCCGTTGGCGCCGGGCGAGCGCTTGGCCGAACACGCCCACGCCGCTGTGCTGGCAGGGCTGACGAAAGGGGGGCGGGCCGGTTAG
- a CDS encoding TRAP transporter large permease — MALLGAPLFAVLLGAAGLAYYGMDVDLSVLHIDVYQLSDSVVLMALPLFTFAGFLLSESRTADRMLRVSQAAFGWMPGGLALVALSACALFTALTGGSGVTIVALGGLLLPALLKAGYPGRFGTGLITTSGSLGLLLAPSVPLLIYGIIAQQMSQQLDMPSVEIVDLYIAGVMPALLMIVLLYGYCLWALRGETIPRQAFSWRELGAALWQARWELPLPLVVLGGVFSGLLVISEAAAVTALYVLIVEVLVYREIPLRRLPSIMRESMVMVGGILLILAVAMSFTGALVYANVPSALFDFMQEHVSSPLTFLILLNIVLLVLGAVLDIFAALVIMVPLLLPVAVGYGIDPVHLGIIFVANMQIGYFTPPVGMNLFVASYRFKQPITELYRSTIPFMFVLILALLVITYVPALSLYWVR, encoded by the coding sequence ATGGCACTGCTGGGGGCGCCCTTGTTTGCGGTGCTACTCGGCGCCGCCGGGCTGGCCTATTACGGCATGGACGTGGACCTGTCGGTGCTGCACATCGACGTATACCAGCTGTCCGATTCGGTAGTGCTAATGGCATTGCCGCTGTTCACCTTTGCCGGATTCCTGCTGTCGGAATCACGTACTGCTGACCGCATGTTGCGGGTGTCGCAGGCCGCGTTCGGCTGGATGCCGGGTGGGCTGGCACTGGTGGCGTTGAGCGCTTGTGCGCTGTTCACCGCACTCACCGGCGGCAGCGGGGTCACCATCGTGGCGCTCGGCGGGTTGTTGCTGCCGGCGCTGCTGAAAGCCGGTTACCCAGGGCGGTTCGGCACCGGTCTGATTACTACCTCTGGCAGTCTCGGGTTGCTGTTGGCACCGTCAGTGCCGTTGCTGATTTACGGCATCATTGCCCAGCAGATGTCGCAGCAGCTGGACATGCCGTCGGTGGAAATCGTTGACCTGTACATTGCCGGCGTAATGCCGGCGCTGCTGATGATCGTGCTGCTGTACGGCTATTGCCTGTGGGCGCTGCGTGGCGAGACCATCCCGCGCCAGGCGTTCAGCTGGCGGGAGCTGGGGGCGGCACTGTGGCAGGCGCGTTGGGAACTGCCGTTGCCGCTGGTGGTGTTGGGCGGGGTATTCAGCGGTCTGCTGGTGATCAGCGAGGCGGCGGCGGTGACCGCGCTTTATGTGCTGATCGTGGAAGTGCTGGTGTACCGCGAGATCCCGCTGCGCCGCTTGCCGTCGATCATGCGTGAATCGATGGTCATGGTCGGCGGCATCCTGCTGATTCTGGCGGTGGCGATGTCGTTCACTGGGGCGTTGGTGTACGCCAACGTGCCGAGCGCGCTGTTCGACTTCATGCAGGAGCATGTCAGCAGCCCGCTGACGTTCCTGATCCTGCTGAACATCGTGCTGTTGGTGCTGGGAGCGGTGCTGGATATCTTTGCTGCGCTGGTGATCATGGTGCCGCTGCTGCTGCCGGTGGCGGTGGGCTACGGTATTGATCCGGTGCATCTGGGCATCATTTTCGTGGCCAACATGCAGATCGGTTACTTCACTCCGCCGGTGGGCATGAACCTGTTCGTTGCCAGCTACCGCTTTAAACAGCCGATCACCGAGCTGTACCGCTCCACCATCCCGTTCATGTTCGTGCTGATCTTGGCACTGCTGGTGATCACCTACGTGCCGGCGCTCAGTCTGTACTGGGTGCGCTGA
- a CDS encoding TRAP transporter substrate-binding protein has protein sequence MRVRTLVMVLSLGLAPLAQALELKISTLYPDGTAAVNTLRAASEEISQATEGRVTLRVYPGGVMGDDKAVQRRIRIGQLHGMLVQGGALAGVYKDSQVLNLPLLFRSYDEVDAVRAELDPVLRQGFADGGWRTFGPVDGGFAYLMSAQPVASVADLQKQKVWLPANDSSSAMAVKVFDVAPVVLNIGAVLTSLQTGVIDAFAAPPVAALTLQWYSRVKHLTDMPLLYTYGVLAFDQRHLDKISAADQDVLQRVLTERFAELNRSERAGNQQAFDAVKAQGLQSVTPSAAQLAEWRQRSEQAVQLLEQGGEISPAMVQRARDILDRYRAGQ, from the coding sequence ATGCGAGTGCGCACGCTGGTGATGGTGCTGAGCCTGGGGCTGGCGCCCCTGGCCCAGGCGCTGGAGCTGAAAATCTCCACCCTGTATCCGGACGGCACGGCGGCGGTGAATACGCTGCGCGCCGCCAGCGAGGAAATCAGCCAGGCCACTGAGGGCCGAGTAACGCTGCGGGTGTACCCGGGTGGCGTGATGGGCGATGACAAGGCAGTGCAGCGCCGCATCCGCATCGGCCAGTTGCACGGCATGTTGGTGCAAGGCGGTGCGCTGGCCGGCGTCTACAAAGACAGCCAGGTGCTCAACCTGCCGCTGCTGTTCCGCTCCTACGACGAAGTGGACGCGGTACGTGCGGAACTGGACCCGGTGTTGCGTCAAGGTTTCGCCGACGGCGGTTGGCGCACGTTTGGCCCGGTGGACGGCGGCTTCGCCTACCTGATGTCGGCACAGCCGGTGGCCAGCGTGGCGGATCTGCAAAAACAGAAAGTCTGGCTGCCCGCCAATGACAGCAGCTCGGCGATGGCGGTGAAAGTATTTGATGTGGCTCCGGTGGTGCTCAACATCGGCGCGGTACTGACCTCGCTGCAGACCGGTGTCATCGATGCATTTGCGGCGCCGCCGGTGGCGGCGCTGACGCTGCAGTGGTACAGCCGCGTCAAACACCTCACCGACATGCCGCTGCTGTACACCTACGGCGTGCTGGCGTTCGACCAGCGCCATCTGGATAAGATCTCGGCCGCGGACCAAGACGTGCTGCAGCGGGTGCTGACCGAGCGCTTTGCCGAACTCAATCGCAGCGAACGGGCGGGCAATCAGCAGGCGTTCGACGCGGTCAAGGCACAGGGCTTGCAGTCGGTGACGCCGTCGGCGGCGCAACTGGCGGAGTGGCGCCAGCGCTCCGAGCAGGCGGTGCAGCTGCTGGAACAGGGCGGTGAGATCAGCCCGGCCATGGTCCAGCGCGCCCGTGACATCCTCGACCGCTACCGCGCCGGACAATAA
- a CDS encoding aminopeptidase, with amino-acid sequence MRALLLVLPLWLVGCQSLGYYPHLAGGHLALMRARVPLEQARLEQPPEVAAALAEVAALRQFAAIEMGLPVGDAYRHYVPLQRPWVVWNLVAAPADQLAPVQWCYPLIGCASYRGFFDPARAERSAARWQAQGLEVYGGGAIAYSTLGWFDDPVTTPMLAGNSWDRAQLLFHELTHRRLYVPGDTAFNESLATAVGREGARRFSARQGVGVAPLPGAEAARTQVLEWVAHARQTLQTLYQSQPDAEALEAGKRAVQQQLRQRYAEALPQQPALAAWQRWFAGPLNNAQLASLQDYTQWVPAFDRLLLQCGGRWSCFWTGVDQLATLSPAARSAALSRLTDPESTDD; translated from the coding sequence ATGCGCGCGTTGCTGCTGGTGCTGCCGCTGTGGTTGGTCGGCTGCCAGTCGCTGGGCTATTACCCGCACTTGGCTGGCGGCCACTTGGCGCTGATGCGCGCTCGGGTGCCGCTGGAACAGGCGCGCCTAGAGCAGCCGCCGGAGGTGGCGGCGGCACTGGCAGAGGTCGCCGCCCTTCGTCAGTTCGCCGCCATCGAGATGGGGCTGCCGGTGGGTGATGCCTATCGTCATTACGTGCCGCTGCAGCGCCCATGGGTAGTGTGGAATCTGGTGGCGGCACCGGCCGATCAATTGGCACCGGTACAGTGGTGCTACCCGCTCATTGGTTGTGCCAGCTATCGCGGGTTCTTCGATCCTGCCCGTGCCGAACGCAGTGCCGCCCGTTGGCAGGCGCAAGGACTGGAAGTGTACGGCGGCGGCGCCATCGCCTATTCCACCTTGGGTTGGTTCGACGACCCGGTGACCACGCCGATGCTGGCTGGTAACAGCTGGGATCGCGCGCAACTGCTGTTCCATGAACTCACTCACCGGCGCCTGTATGTGCCCGGCGACACCGCTTTCAATGAGTCCCTCGCCACGGCAGTGGGCCGCGAAGGCGCGCGCCGTTTCAGTGCGCGACAGGGTGTTGGCGTAGCGCCACTGCCCGGCGCGGAGGCGGCGCGGACGCAGGTGCTGGAGTGGGTGGCACACGCGCGCCAAACGTTGCAGACGCTGTACCAGAGTCAGCCCGATGCAGAAGCGTTAGAGGCCGGTAAGCGGGCGGTTCAGCAACAACTGCGCCAGCGCTATGCGGAAGCGCTACCGCAGCAGCCAGCGCTGGCCGCTTGGCAGCGCTGGTTTGCCGGCCCCCTTAACAATGCCCAATTGGCCTCGCTGCAGGACTACACTCAATGGGTGCCGGCGTTTGACCGGTTGCTGCTGCAATGTGGCGGTCGCTGGTCTTGCTTCTGGACCGGCGTCGACCAACTTGCCACCCTGTCACCGGCGGCCCGCAGTGCCGCGCTGTCCCGACTGACCGACCCGGAGTCCACTGATGATTGA
- a CDS encoding TRAP transporter small permease, which translates to MRPLLKLTQRLEDLLIVLVLLGMMVLAVTQIVLRNGFGTSLVWVDPLLQNAVLWIGLLGAMIATRNDEHIRIDLASQYLPAAWQRGLSTLIDLFTCLVCAGMAWFSLQAVIDEASFSSSRLAGVPSWWLQTILPFGFAVMALRYALLLGLNLIGRRPQREAP; encoded by the coding sequence ATGCGGCCATTGCTGAAGCTCACCCAGCGGCTGGAAGACCTGCTGATCGTGCTGGTGCTGCTGGGCATGATGGTGCTGGCGGTGACGCAGATCGTGCTGCGTAACGGCTTCGGCACCAGTCTGGTGTGGGTCGATCCGCTGCTGCAGAACGCGGTGCTGTGGATCGGTTTGCTCGGCGCCATGATCGCGACCCGCAACGATGAGCACATCCGTATTGATCTGGCCTCACAGTACCTGCCGGCCGCTTGGCAGCGTGGGCTGTCGACGCTGATCGACCTGTTCACCTGCCTGGTATGCGCCGGCATGGCGTGGTTCAGCCTGCAAGCGGTGATCGATGAGGCCAGCTTCTCCAGCAGCCGTTTGGCCGGGGTGCCGAGCTGGTGGCTGCAGACCATCTTGCCGTTTGGGTTTGCGGTGATGGCGCTGCGCTATGCGCTGCTGCTGGGTCTTAATCTGATCGGCCGACGGCCGCAGCGGGAGGCGCCGTGA